A single genomic interval of Agrobacterium larrymoorei harbors:
- a CDS encoding glycoside hydrolase family 88/105 protein, producing the protein MNALDYFEQFASRYQHYKGGSWCYEDGCIYRGLQLLHDATGDKRWNDHLHRMADQQIGADGVLAGYDPQEYNIDHILAGRVLFPMAEATGDSRYMKAAQHLAGQLETHPRIPAGNYWHKKRYPHQLWLDGLYMGLPFQIEYAKATGRPDLTGDALQQLATALALTENPGGLYVHGYDDSREQSWADPVTGRSPALWGRSLGWLAMALVDCMTMLPEDEATASLRKRTVTMLTDVMDRQTENGLWMQVFDAPDLTGNYEETSASAMFAYALLRASRLNLVTVKDGHRARRAGSKALEALIKTKLEQEADGTAKLCGIVHVAGLGGFDGNYRDGSPEYYLTEPVVKDDAKGAGPLMMAYAEFLQLQQ; encoded by the coding sequence ATGAATGCCTTGGATTATTTCGAACAGTTTGCCAGCCGCTACCAGCATTACAAAGGTGGAAGCTGGTGTTACGAGGATGGCTGCATCTATCGCGGCCTGCAGCTTCTGCATGACGCGACAGGCGACAAGCGCTGGAATGATCACCTGCATCGGATGGCCGATCAGCAGATTGGCGCAGATGGTGTGCTGGCGGGCTACGATCCGCAGGAATACAACATCGATCATATTCTGGCAGGGCGTGTGCTCTTTCCAATGGCGGAAGCGACGGGCGACAGCCGTTACATGAAGGCGGCTCAACATCTCGCCGGACAGCTTGAAACCCATCCCAGAATTCCTGCCGGAAACTACTGGCACAAGAAGCGTTATCCGCATCAACTCTGGCTAGACGGGCTCTATATGGGTCTGCCTTTCCAGATCGAATATGCCAAGGCGACGGGGCGTCCCGATCTGACCGGCGATGCGCTACAACAGCTGGCAACAGCGCTTGCACTGACGGAAAACCCCGGCGGGCTTTACGTTCACGGTTACGACGATAGTCGCGAACAAAGCTGGGCCGACCCGGTAACCGGGCGCTCCCCCGCTCTCTGGGGCCGCTCGCTTGGCTGGCTTGCCATGGCGCTTGTCGACTGCATGACGATGCTGCCAGAAGACGAGGCGACAGCATCGCTTCGAAAGCGAACAGTGACCATGCTGACGGACGTTATGGATCGACAGACTGAAAACGGCCTTTGGATGCAGGTCTTCGATGCGCCCGATCTCACAGGCAACTACGAGGAAACGTCCGCCTCCGCCATGTTTGCCTATGCGCTTCTCAGGGCATCGCGCCTGAATCTGGTGACTGTAAAGGACGGACACCGTGCGCGTCGGGCAGGCAGCAAGGCGCTGGAAGCGTTGATTAAGACCAAACTTGAGCAAGAGGCAGACGGCACGGCAAAGCTTTGCGGCATCGTCCACGTCGCAGGACTGGGCGGCTTCGATGGAAATTACCGCGACGGATCGCCGGAATATTATCTCACCGAACCGGTGGTGAAAGACGATGCGAAGGGCGCCGGGCCGCTGATGATGGCCTATGCGGAGTTTCTTCAACTCCAGCAATAG
- a CDS encoding glycoside hydrolase family 28 protein — MNRPLLIAHSARTAALCLAVPGARYNLPTEISWRLTSEGTEESVREGSTTRVVTLLHDLEPDRAYSFEAEGFDPLEFHTSPCAGLVNVGDHAIVADVALDDADAARANARAFAEAIAAVPKGGTLHIPAGTWTTYPLQLKSDMSLHLPQGAVLRAPSIREGWPILGSRDADGQMLGSWEGLPDACFAAPLYAISAKNLVIEGEGTLDGSGDKGDWWKWPKETRDGARRPRGLHLISSKNVKLFGFTIQNAPSWTIHPQGCDHLVAAGLTIKAPADSPNTDGFNPESCRDILIAGVRFSVGDDCIAVKAGKRGPDGEDDHLAETRGIAVRHCLMERGHGGLVIGSEMSGGVHDVVIEDCEMVGTDRGLRLKTRRGRGGSVSNITMRRVLLDGVQTALSANAHYHCDADGHDDWVQSRHASIVDTGTPRISRIAVEDVEVRNLSHAAGVFLGLPEAPIRDIEIRGLKIVSLDPNAVATAPIMADHIRPMRHEAIVCEQAEVRCDDPSLISQSPISLSQAG; from the coding sequence ATGAACCGACCCTTGCTCATCGCGCATTCTGCGCGCACGGCAGCGCTTTGCCTTGCTGTGCCAGGCGCACGCTACAATCTCCCCACGGAGATTTCCTGGCGCTTGACCTCCGAAGGCACCGAAGAAAGCGTGCGCGAAGGCAGCACCACGCGTGTCGTGACGTTGCTGCACGACCTTGAGCCAGACAGGGCCTACAGCTTCGAGGCTGAAGGTTTTGATCCTCTGGAATTTCACACGTCACCTTGCGCCGGTCTCGTGAATGTGGGCGATCATGCGATTGTTGCAGATGTGGCGCTTGATGATGCCGATGCAGCGCGTGCCAACGCGCGCGCCTTTGCGGAGGCTATCGCTGCCGTTCCGAAGGGCGGCACTCTTCATATCCCGGCAGGGACATGGACTACCTATCCCTTGCAGCTGAAAAGCGACATGTCTCTGCATCTGCCACAGGGCGCGGTGCTTCGAGCACCCTCCATCCGGGAGGGATGGCCAATCCTTGGCTCGCGGGATGCCGACGGACAAATGCTGGGCAGCTGGGAAGGCCTACCGGATGCCTGTTTCGCAGCACCTCTATATGCTATCTCGGCGAAAAATCTCGTCATCGAAGGCGAGGGGACACTGGACGGCTCCGGCGACAAGGGCGACTGGTGGAAATGGCCGAAGGAAACGCGCGATGGCGCGCGCCGCCCGCGCGGCCTGCATCTCATCTCCAGCAAAAATGTAAAGCTCTTCGGCTTCACCATTCAAAACGCTCCGTCGTGGACGATCCATCCGCAGGGTTGCGATCATCTGGTCGCCGCGGGCCTCACCATCAAGGCGCCGGCGGATAGTCCGAATACGGATGGTTTCAATCCGGAAAGCTGTCGCGACATTCTTATCGCCGGTGTTCGTTTTTCGGTCGGCGATGATTGCATCGCCGTCAAAGCGGGCAAGCGCGGGCCGGATGGCGAGGACGATCATCTGGCAGAAACGCGCGGCATTGCCGTGCGCCACTGCCTGATGGAGCGCGGCCATGGCGGGCTGGTCATCGGTTCGGAAATGTCCGGTGGCGTGCATGATGTGGTTATCGAAGATTGCGAGATGGTCGGCACCGATCGCGGCCTGCGCCTCAAGACGCGGCGCGGACGCGGCGGGTCGGTAAGCAACATCACCATGCGCAGGGTTCTGCTCGACGGCGTGCAAACCGCGCTCTCAGCCAACGCGCATTATCATTGCGATGCGGATGGACATGACGACTGGGTACAGTCGAGACATGCCTCCATTGTCGATACGGGCACGCCGCGGATCAGCAGGATCGCCGTCGAGGATGTCGAAGTCCGCAATCTTTCCCATGCCGCAGGCGTCTTCCTTGGTCTTCCCGAAGCGCCGATCCGTGACATCGAAATCCGCGGGCTGAAAATCGTTTCGCTCGATCCGAACGCGGTCGCAACAGCACCCATCATGGCCGATCACATTCGCCCGATGCGCCATGAGGCAATCGTCTGCGAACAGGCGGAGGTCCGTTGCGACGACCCGTCGCTGATCAGCCAATCACCCATTTCCCTTTCACAAGCCGGTTGA
- a CDS encoding ABC transporter substrate-binding protein — translation MNTFKRTMTLLAATAYAAMAMAPAASAAELRMSWWGGESRHVATQKAIAACGEKYGHIVKGEFTGFDGYLEKLTTQMAGKTEADIIQVNWPWLPLFSKNGEGFADLRQLKGIDLSQWTENDLEAGSMNGKLQGLSVSTTGRVFFFNATTFEKAGVEIPKTWDEFFAATKTIKEKLGKDYYTFNAVKETAQLLVTLAVVQKTGKDLVDEKTNRVAWTPEELAGAISFLGKLVETGSIRSQKEEAADGNVNLYEKPSWSEGRIAGSYEWDSTYSKYADPLKEGQVLKPVAMLKQADAVTEGVYRKPSMVFSVSRNSKNPEAAAQILNCLLNEPEGIDALGTSRGLPASKAAAARLGDKGEPEVRAANAIVMAASGPVVSPFNEHPEIRSAFIDTLEEFAYGQLTAEEAAEQIIDSTNDVLAKFD, via the coding sequence ATGAACACGTTCAAACGAACAATGACGCTTCTGGCTGCAACCGCATATGCCGCGATGGCCATGGCGCCAGCCGCCAGCGCCGCCGAACTCAGAATGTCCTGGTGGGGTGGCGAAAGCCGTCACGTCGCTACGCAGAAGGCTATTGCTGCCTGCGGTGAAAAATACGGCCACATCGTCAAGGGTGAGTTCACCGGCTTCGACGGTTATCTCGAAAAGCTGACCACGCAGATGGCCGGAAAGACCGAGGCCGACATCATTCAGGTCAACTGGCCGTGGCTGCCGCTCTTCTCCAAGAACGGCGAGGGCTTCGCAGACCTTCGGCAGCTCAAGGGCATCGATCTGTCTCAATGGACGGAAAACGACCTCGAAGCCGGGTCTATGAATGGCAAGTTGCAGGGCCTTTCCGTTTCCACGACAGGCCGCGTGTTCTTCTTCAATGCCACGACATTCGAAAAGGCTGGCGTCGAAATTCCGAAGACATGGGACGAGTTTTTCGCCGCGACGAAGACGATCAAGGAAAAGCTCGGCAAGGATTACTACACGTTCAACGCCGTGAAGGAGACAGCGCAGCTTCTGGTGACGCTCGCCGTCGTGCAGAAGACGGGCAAGGATCTGGTGGATGAGAAGACCAACCGCGTTGCCTGGACGCCGGAAGAGCTTGCCGGTGCGATTTCCTTCCTCGGCAAGCTCGTCGAAACCGGTTCCATCCGTTCGCAGAAAGAAGAAGCGGCAGATGGCAACGTCAATCTCTACGAAAAGCCGTCATGGTCCGAAGGCCGTATCGCTGGTTCCTACGAGTGGGATTCCACCTATTCGAAATATGCCGACCCGTTGAAAGAAGGTCAGGTTTTGAAGCCGGTGGCAATGCTGAAGCAGGCCGATGCGGTGACAGAAGGCGTTTACCGCAAGCCATCCATGGTGTTCTCGGTGTCGCGCAATTCGAAGAACCCGGAAGCGGCAGCGCAAATCCTCAACTGCCTGCTCAACGAGCCGGAAGGTATCGATGCGCTTGGAACATCGCGTGGTCTGCCTGCATCCAAGGCAGCGGCCGCACGGCTGGGAGACAAGGGTGAACCTGAAGTTCGGGCAGCGAATGCCATCGTCATGGCTGCCTCCGGCCCGGTTGTGTCTCCCTTCAACGAGCATCCTGAAATCCGCTCTGCCTTTATCGATACGCTGGAAGAATTCGCTTACGGCCAGCTGACCGCCGAGGAAGCCGCCGAACAGATCATCGATTCCACCAACGACGTTCTGGCAAAGTTCGACTGA
- a CDS encoding ABC transporter ATP-binding protein — MASVELKNLEKVYGGSFKAVHGINLEIEDGEFMVFVGPSGCAKSTTLRMVAGLEEITGGEILIGDQRVNDLPPGKRSIAMVFQNYALYPHMKVRGNLAFGLKIAGVAKPDIEKAIDNVARILEIEPLLDRLPKQLSGGQAQRVALGRALIKKPGVFLFDEPLSNLDAKLRASMRVRITDLHRQLKADGLSSTVIYVTHDQTEAMTMGDRICVMQTGRIMQVATPKELYNHPANLFVAGFIGTPEMNLVDVTMEGSDFVIAGQRLPIGDHLECRLSARPKDAVIGIRPQHLSLAMHDDGPALQAKLTNAEFMGHEVYLHADLAGQKLVSVVGAAEFEELGRSGELRLKPDPEKLHIFDKADGRNVSL; from the coding sequence ATGGCAAGTGTAGAACTGAAGAACCTCGAAAAGGTCTATGGCGGCAGCTTCAAGGCTGTCCATGGCATCAATCTCGAGATCGAAGACGGCGAGTTCATGGTCTTCGTCGGCCCGTCCGGCTGCGCCAAATCCACCACGCTGCGCATGGTGGCGGGGCTTGAGGAAATTACCGGCGGGGAAATCCTGATTGGCGATCAGCGGGTCAACGATCTGCCGCCGGGCAAGCGTTCCATCGCCATGGTGTTCCAGAATTATGCCCTCTATCCGCACATGAAAGTCCGCGGCAATCTTGCCTTCGGTCTGAAGATCGCGGGCGTCGCCAAACCCGATATCGAAAAGGCAATCGACAATGTAGCGCGCATTCTGGAAATCGAACCGCTTCTGGATCGCTTGCCTAAGCAGCTTTCCGGCGGGCAGGCCCAGCGCGTGGCGCTTGGGCGCGCGCTCATCAAGAAGCCGGGCGTGTTCCTTTTCGATGAGCCGCTTTCCAATCTCGACGCGAAGCTGCGTGCTTCGATGCGCGTTCGCATCACCGATCTTCACCGGCAGTTAAAGGCGGATGGCCTGTCATCGACCGTCATTTACGTGACACACGACCAGACGGAAGCCATGACCATGGGAGACCGTATCTGCGTCATGCAGACGGGTCGCATCATGCAGGTGGCAACACCGAAGGAGCTTTATAATCACCCGGCCAATCTCTTCGTCGCAGGCTTCATCGGCACGCCGGAGATGAACCTGGTCGATGTCACGATGGAAGGCTCCGATTTCGTCATCGCTGGCCAGCGCCTGCCGATTGGCGATCATCTGGAATGTCGCCTGTCCGCGCGCCCAAAGGATGCCGTGATCGGCATCAGGCCGCAGCACCTTTCACTGGCCATGCATGACGATGGCCCGGCACTTCAGGCAAAGCTCACCAATGCCGAGTTCATGGGGCACGAGGTCTATCTTCATGCCGATCTTGCCGGACAGAAACTGGTCAGCGTCGTCGGCGCTGCGGAATTCGAAGAACTGGGTCGCTCTGGCGAACTGCGCCTGAAGCCGGACCCGGAGAAACTGCACATTTTCGACAAGGCCGATGGCCGCAATGTCTCGCTGTAA
- a CDS encoding carbohydrate ABC transporter permease — translation MTDIATLNDIQAARRARLRLLSTSVRYVLLFVVGFLMLYPLIWLVGASFKTNSEIFSGAGFIPENPTLDGYVRGWETSTPYTFGRFFWNSFLIILPKVIGTAISCTMAAYAFARFDFPFKKILFGSVIAILLLPNVVTRIPQYILFRDLGWLDSFLPLWVPSALAGDAFFVFMLVQFLRSLPSDMEEAARVDGANSLQTLIYIVVPMLAPALISVCLFQFMWTMNDFLGPLIYLSSVEKYPVSLALKLSIDTTEAFEWNRILAMSVLTIAPALIVFFAAQRYFIEGISSGGVKG, via the coding sequence ATGACGGATATTGCAACCTTAAACGACATACAGGCGGCGCGCCGCGCGCGGCTCAGGCTCCTGTCCACCTCCGTCCGTTATGTTCTGCTCTTCGTCGTCGGCTTTCTTATGCTCTACCCGCTGATCTGGCTGGTCGGCGCAAGCTTCAAGACGAATTCGGAAATCTTCTCGGGCGCAGGCTTCATCCCGGAAAACCCGACACTCGACGGCTATGTGCGCGGATGGGAAACCTCGACACCTTATACCTTCGGGCGTTTCTTCTGGAATTCCTTCCTGATCATCCTGCCGAAGGTCATCGGCACGGCGATCTCCTGCACCATGGCCGCTTACGCCTTTGCCCGTTTCGATTTTCCGTTCAAGAAAATCCTGTTCGGCTCCGTCATCGCCATCCTGCTCTTGCCGAATGTCGTTACCCGCATTCCGCAATATATCCTGTTCCGCGACCTCGGCTGGCTCGACAGTTTCCTGCCGCTCTGGGTGCCGTCCGCACTGGCTGGCGATGCGTTCTTCGTCTTCATGCTCGTGCAGTTCTTGCGTTCGCTTCCATCGGACATGGAAGAGGCGGCGCGTGTGGATGGCGCAAACAGCCTGCAAACGCTGATCTATATCGTTGTCCCGATGCTGGCGCCTGCACTGATTTCGGTCTGCCTGTTCCAGTTCATGTGGACGATGAACGACTTCCTTGGGCCGTTGATCTACCTGTCTTCGGTCGAAAAATATCCGGTGAGCCTCGCGCTCAAACTCTCCATCGATACAACCGAAGCCTTCGAATGGAACCGCATCCTGGCGATGTCGGTCCTGACGATCGCGCCCGCGCTCATCGTCTTCTTCGCAGCGCAACGGTATTTCATTGAAGGGATCTCGTCTGGCGGGGTCAAGGGCTGA
- a CDS encoding carbohydrate ABC transporter permease, producing MKSQRFLGLGYLAPYIIGLLIFTAIPFLGSLYLSFTRYDLMSDPTWAGLSNYERLFTRDRTFLKSLNVTLFYVFMTVPIKLAFALFIAAILNYKLQFINFFRTAFYVPSILGGSIAIAVLWRYIFASEGLANMALTTIGLSPVDWFGDPGNALFTITLLRCWQFGSAMVIFLAALQSIDKSLYEAAAIDGAGKVRTFFFITLPLLTPVIFFNLIMQMVQAFQEFNGPYIITQGGPLKSTYLLPLYIYDEAFKKFNMGYASAIAWILFTIITVLTLVAFWSSKKWVYYAGDKRN from the coding sequence GTGAAATCGCAGCGCTTTCTGGGGCTGGGATATCTGGCGCCCTATATTATCGGTCTCCTGATTTTTACGGCGATACCGTTTCTCGGTTCCCTCTATCTCAGCTTCACCCGTTACGACCTGATGAGCGACCCGACATGGGCGGGCCTGTCTAATTACGAACGCCTGTTCACGCGCGACCGCACCTTCCTGAAGTCGTTGAACGTAACGCTGTTCTACGTTTTCATGACCGTTCCGATCAAGCTTGCCTTCGCGCTGTTCATAGCGGCGATACTCAATTACAAGCTGCAATTCATCAACTTCTTCCGCACGGCATTCTATGTCCCGTCGATCCTCGGCGGCTCGATAGCGATTGCCGTTTTGTGGCGCTACATCTTCGCCTCCGAAGGTCTTGCGAACATGGCGCTGACGACCATCGGACTGTCCCCCGTGGACTGGTTCGGCGATCCCGGGAATGCGCTTTTCACCATCACGCTTCTGCGTTGCTGGCAGTTCGGCTCGGCCATGGTGATCTTCCTCGCGGCTTTGCAGTCCATCGACAAGTCACTTTATGAAGCGGCGGCCATCGATGGGGCTGGCAAGGTCAGAACGTTCTTTTTCATCACCTTGCCGCTTCTGACGCCGGTTATCTTCTTCAACCTCATCATGCAGATGGTTCAGGCATTTCAGGAGTTTAACGGTCCCTACATCATCACACAGGGGGGGCCGCTGAAATCGACCTACCTGCTGCCGCTCTACATTTACGATGAGGCCTTCAAGAAGTTCAACATGGGCTATGCCTCTGCCATCGCCTGGATTCTCTTCACCATCATCACCGTGCTGACCCTCGTGGCCTTCTGGTCCTCGAAGAAGTGGGTCTATTACGCTGGCGACAAGCGGAACTGA
- a CDS encoding helix-turn-helix domain-containing protein, translating to MDEIEGGILSSIPPAALQLNLTRAAIRMEHSRTWQIDKSNQVDDLIICLEGQGHYLIDGEKRVLDPGDAMLISRGQRFIGWNEQITMYRGVAQHFTLDIYGRHNLIAQMEIKPKIRLSRWPLLEPLVRHYRQSAPPSSVTLGQHHLFMVLLIAYIDDAFIGWNDRLSFQSEGTEALDLAVMKAITMISANPLDPEIAGKATDAAPYNRDYFLREFQKRVGRTPRKYQEFKRMERAMHVLEAGRSVASAGAEVGYTDPYYFSRMFKRTLGLSPRDHLRKVRRSQHGNLMGFDEHEQELLLSSDAEMK from the coding sequence ATGGACGAAATCGAAGGTGGCATTTTATCTTCCATTCCACCTGCTGCCTTGCAGCTGAACCTGACGCGCGCCGCCATCCGCATGGAGCATTCGCGCACCTGGCAAATCGATAAGTCCAATCAGGTCGATGACCTGATCATATGCCTTGAAGGGCAAGGCCATTATCTCATCGATGGCGAAAAGCGGGTTCTGGATCCGGGCGATGCCATGCTGATTTCCCGCGGGCAGCGCTTCATCGGCTGGAATGAACAGATTACGATGTATCGAGGGGTTGCCCAGCATTTCACGCTCGATATCTATGGTCGGCACAACCTTATCGCGCAGATGGAGATCAAGCCGAAGATTCGTTTGAGCCGCTGGCCGCTGCTCGAACCGCTCGTTCGGCACTACCGTCAGAGCGCTCCTCCATCCTCGGTCACGCTCGGACAGCATCATCTGTTCATGGTGCTGTTGATCGCTTACATCGACGATGCCTTCATCGGCTGGAACGACCGGTTGAGCTTTCAGTCCGAAGGAACGGAAGCGCTCGATCTTGCGGTGATGAAAGCCATTACGATGATTTCGGCAAACCCGCTCGATCCGGAAATTGCAGGCAAGGCGACTGATGCCGCACCCTATAACAGAGACTACTTTCTGCGCGAATTTCAGAAGCGGGTAGGCAGAACGCCGCGCAAATATCAGGAGTTCAAGCGCATGGAACGCGCCATGCATGTCCTCGAAGCCGGTCGGTCCGTGGCATCGGCAGGAGCCGAGGTCGGTTATACCGATCCCTATTATTTTTCCCGCATGTTTAAACGGACGCTGGGATTAAGCCCGAGAGATCATTTGCGCAAAGTGCGCCGGAGCCAGCACGGCAATCTTATGGGTTTCGATGAGCATGAGCAGGAACTGTTGCTCTCCAGCGATGCCGAAATGAAATAG
- a CDS encoding TRAP transporter large permease gives MAYTILFGVFTLLMMIGTPIAFCLGIASFATVLYLGLPPIVVFQQMNSGMNVFAMMAIPFFIFAGDLMVRGGIAHRLIRFAAGLVGHLRGGLGQVNIVASTLFGGISGSAVADASAVGGLMIPQMAKRGYDKDYAVNVTVNAAIIALMIPPSHNMILYSIAAGGNVSVADLFTAGIIPGLLLALALMVTAYIVARRRGYPSEPFPGFYKVGYYLLASFPGILLIGIIFGGVRSGVFTATESSCIAVLYAFLVAMLVYRELNWDGFVEAVMGAVRTTAMVLLVIGTAAAFGWLMAFLQVQTLMIAAISAISDNPIIVLLVINIILLLLGTFMDMAPMVIIATPVLLPVVKAFGIDPVHFGVVMILNAGIGLNTPPVGTVLFVGCAVGGISIRQAMRTIWPFFGASCAVLLLVTYIPALSLWLPSLFR, from the coding sequence ATGGCCTATACCATCCTCTTCGGCGTCTTTACGCTTCTCATGATGATCGGTACGCCGATTGCTTTCTGCCTCGGCATAGCATCCTTCGCGACCGTGCTTTATCTCGGCCTTCCGCCCATCGTCGTGTTCCAGCAAATGAACTCCGGCATGAACGTGTTTGCGATGATGGCGATCCCGTTCTTCATTTTCGCGGGCGACTTGATGGTGCGCGGCGGCATCGCCCATCGCCTCATTCGTTTCGCCGCGGGTCTTGTCGGCCATCTGCGCGGCGGTCTCGGGCAGGTCAATATCGTGGCATCGACGCTGTTCGGCGGCATTTCCGGTTCAGCGGTCGCTGACGCGTCAGCTGTCGGCGGATTGATGATCCCGCAAATGGCAAAGCGTGGCTATGACAAGGATTATGCCGTCAACGTCACCGTCAATGCGGCCATCATCGCCCTGATGATCCCGCCATCGCACAACATGATCCTCTACTCGATTGCCGCTGGCGGCAACGTATCGGTTGCAGACCTTTTCACAGCCGGTATCATCCCCGGACTTCTGCTGGCCCTGGCACTGATGGTAACCGCCTACATCGTTGCCCGGCGCCGAGGATACCCATCCGAACCCTTTCCGGGTTTCTACAAGGTCGGCTATTATCTTCTGGCCTCTTTCCCCGGCATTCTCCTGATCGGCATCATCTTCGGCGGCGTGCGCTCCGGCGTTTTCACCGCAACGGAGAGCTCGTGCATAGCCGTTCTTTATGCCTTTCTCGTTGCGATGCTCGTTTATCGGGAATTGAATTGGGATGGTTTTGTAGAAGCCGTGATGGGTGCGGTTCGAACCACGGCGATGGTGCTTCTGGTCATCGGAACCGCCGCTGCTTTCGGCTGGCTGATGGCCTTCCTTCAGGTGCAAACGCTGATGATCGCCGCGATCAGTGCGATTTCGGACAATCCGATTATCGTGCTTCTCGTCATCAACATCATTCTGCTGCTGCTCGGCACCTTCATGGACATGGCGCCGATGGTGATCATCGCAACGCCGGTTCTCCTACCCGTGGTCAAAGCCTTCGGCATTGACCCCGTCCATTTCGGCGTGGTCATGATCCTGAATGCAGGTATCGGCCTGAATACGCCGCCGGTAGGAACGGTCCTGTTCGTCGGCTGCGCCGTTGGCGGCATATCGATAAGGCAGGCGATGCGTACCATCTGGCCGTTCTTCGGCGCAAGCTGCGCGGTGTTGCTGTTGGTCACCTACATTCCGGCGCTTTCGCTCTGGTTGCCATCTCTCTTCCGTTGA
- a CDS encoding TRAP transporter small permease: MRNFMRAIRPFLGVLSRASLYIAGIGMIAMTLIVGWQVFARYILNDSPSWSEPLSLHLMSWFIMLGAAVGVRESVHLGLDIIRYQMPPRVQVSMDLVSLALIFFFGIGMAWYGTTLSMGTWTATIPVLGWPGGVDFFPLVAGGFLIALFSAERFIDLALGEDIAADVLVQEAA, translated from the coding sequence ATGCGTAATTTCATGCGGGCCATCCGCCCGTTTCTTGGCGTGCTCAGCAGAGCATCGCTTTACATTGCCGGCATCGGCATGATTGCCATGACGTTGATCGTCGGCTGGCAGGTCTTTGCCCGGTATATTTTGAACGACTCCCCCAGCTGGTCGGAACCGCTTTCCCTGCACCTGATGTCATGGTTCATCATGCTGGGCGCTGCCGTTGGCGTGCGCGAGAGCGTTCACCTCGGCCTCGATATCATTCGTTATCAGATGCCGCCGCGGGTGCAGGTCTCGATGGACCTCGTCAGTCTGGCGCTCATCTTTTTCTTCGGTATCGGTATGGCCTGGTACGGCACGACGCTTTCCATGGGCACATGGACAGCCACCATCCCCGTGCTTGGATGGCCGGGCGGCGTCGATTTCTTTCCTCTGGTCGCGGGCGGATTTCTGATCGCGCTGTTTTCCGCAGAACGCTTCATCGACCTCGCCCTTGGTGAGGACATTGCAGCCGACGTGCTCGTTCAGGAGGCCGCGTAA
- a CDS encoding TRAP transporter substrate-binding protein: MKKFASLMCVALGVTFGAVPAMAQEITLRSADIHPDGYPTVEAVKYMGELLAERSNGRIKVQVMNNSVLGGEKDTIEQTRFGVIDMNRVNAAPFNNLVKETTVLGLPFLFRSTEHMHNTVDGPIGDEVLAAFEPHGLVGLAFYDSGARSFYTTKKPIEKLADLKGLKIRVQQSDLWISMMQAFGANPTPMPMGEVYSSLETGVVDGAENNWPSYESARHYEVAKNYSLTEHSLNPEILVMSKVTWDKLKPEDQQLVRQAAKDSVGKMRELWSAREKASEEKVRAGGANVIKVNKEEFAAAMTPVYDKFVTDPKMKDLLERVKAVK, from the coding sequence ATGAAGAAGTTTGCAAGTCTTATGTGCGTTGCGCTTGGCGTGACCTTTGGGGCTGTTCCGGCAATGGCGCAGGAAATCACCTTGCGCTCCGCCGATATCCACCCGGATGGATATCCGACGGTCGAAGCCGTCAAATATATGGGCGAGTTGCTGGCCGAGCGCTCTAACGGTCGCATCAAGGTTCAGGTTATGAACAACTCGGTGCTCGGCGGTGAAAAGGACACGATCGAGCAGACCCGCTTCGGCGTGATCGACATGAACCGCGTCAATGCGGCACCGTTCAACAACCTTGTCAAGGAAACCACGGTTCTCGGTCTCCCGTTCCTGTTCCGCTCCACCGAGCACATGCACAACACGGTTGACGGCCCGATTGGCGACGAGGTGCTTGCCGCCTTCGAACCCCACGGGCTTGTCGGTCTGGCGTTCTACGATTCCGGCGCGCGTTCGTTCTACACGACAAAGAAGCCGATTGAGAAACTGGCGGATCTAAAGGGCCTGAAAATCCGCGTTCAGCAATCCGATCTCTGGATTTCGATGATGCAGGCTTTCGGTGCCAACCCCACACCCATGCCCATGGGCGAGGTTTACTCGTCGCTGGAAACCGGCGTGGTCGATGGCGCTGAAAACAACTGGCCGTCCTACGAATCCGCGCGCCATTACGAGGTCGCGAAGAACTATTCGCTGACCGAACATTCCCTCAACCCGGAAATCCTCGTCATGTCCAAGGTGACATGGGATAAGCTGAAGCCTGAGGACCAGCAGCTCGTTCGTCAGGCCGCCAAGGATTCCGTCGGCAAGATGCGCGAACTCTGGAGCGCGCGCGAAAAGGCATCAGAGGAAAAGGTCCGCGCCGGCGGTGCCAATGTCATCAAGGTCAACAAGGAGGAATTCGCCGCAGCGATGACTCCGGTCTACGACAAGTTCGTGACCGACCCGAAGATGAAGGATCTGCTGGAACGGGTGAAGGCGGTGAAGTGA